A portion of the Candidatus Nitrosotenuis aquarius genome contains these proteins:
- a CDS encoding M1 family metallopeptidase yields MYIKPFGTHCIVQVTPIHYDLTFEPIFSNFTFEGKETIDVKITKPTSTITLNSAELKIKKCTVESAGKSYVGQTILDEKNEALTIKIPGKINKTATIRIEFSGILNDRLVGFYRSQYKDKSGKTKYLATTQFEAADARRAFPCWDEPAAKATFSISIIAESNHTAISNTNQILRKKLGKKTLYKFAKTPIMSTYLVYLGVGEFEFLSTKSGKVTMRIVTTKGNSKKGKFALDLCKKLVQSYEDYFGIKYPLPKLDLIAVPDFASGAMENWGAITFRETILLFDEKTSSTQTKQYIAEVVSHELAHQWFGNLVTMEWWNDLWLNESFATFMATKFVDKFYPEWKLWDQFLEDTMNTAMGLDALHSSHPIDVKVNSPSEIREIFDAISYDKGGCVLKMLESFVTEKNFRAGLRTYLKKFSYKNAQGNDLWDEIGRAAKMPVRSMVNSWLKQTGFPLVDVQKQGSHLILSQKRFILEKKGTAKGLWEIPVVINDNGAITSKILRKKQQAIPVKSEQILVNPGRNGFYRVKYSQDIMYELKEMILQKSISHIDRWAIQNDLFALCVSSDGKTSDYLDFASSYENEDDYLTQSNVSGNLYALYHRTIDESYNSEIQQIAQRYLRNMFDSLGWDAQPGEPHTNALLRSFVIAALGKMDDEEILCEANNRFKQYLQKPDSLNPDIQDTVFSLAAWSGAVSYDKLLQLYKKAPSQEQKIRFLGALSSFKDPKLLLKTLDLSQSNDVRSQNMHIPIMRISANRYGKKILWPWLKKNWKKLRVKVGVGSPLLNRVVSSISAVADESMQGEIKQFFKKNHTPGTEMTLSQTLERIRIHSQFLKQLRAEFA; encoded by the coding sequence ATGTACATAAAGCCATTTGGCACACACTGCATTGTGCAAGTAACTCCTATACACTATGATCTTACCTTTGAGCCGATTTTTTCAAATTTTACCTTTGAAGGAAAAGAGACAATAGATGTCAAAATAACAAAGCCAACTAGTACAATTACTCTGAATTCGGCCGAGCTGAAAATAAAAAAATGCACTGTAGAGTCGGCGGGAAAATCATACGTGGGACAAACAATTCTTGATGAAAAAAATGAAGCACTGACAATAAAAATACCTGGCAAAATTAACAAAACCGCAACAATTCGCATCGAGTTTAGCGGAATTCTAAATGATAGGCTGGTTGGATTTTATCGCAGCCAATACAAGGACAAATCCGGCAAGACAAAATACCTGGCAACTACGCAATTTGAGGCAGCTGATGCAAGGCGCGCGTTTCCGTGCTGGGATGAGCCTGCCGCAAAGGCCACATTTAGCATTTCAATAATTGCTGAATCAAATCACACTGCAATATCGAACACAAATCAGATCCTGCGAAAAAAACTGGGTAAAAAAACACTATACAAATTTGCAAAAACGCCGATAATGTCGACATACTTGGTGTATCTTGGAGTTGGCGAGTTTGAATTTCTGAGTACCAAATCCGGCAAAGTCACAATGCGAATTGTCACAACCAAGGGCAACAGCAAAAAGGGAAAATTTGCACTGGACTTGTGCAAAAAACTGGTGCAGTCATATGAGGACTATTTTGGAATAAAATACCCACTGCCAAAACTAGACTTGATTGCGGTTCCTGATTTTGCATCGGGCGCAATGGAAAATTGGGGAGCAATTACATTTAGAGAGACAATTTTGTTATTTGATGAAAAGACATCATCTACGCAAACAAAGCAATACATTGCAGAGGTAGTATCGCACGAGCTAGCACACCAGTGGTTTGGCAATCTTGTGACAATGGAGTGGTGGAATGATCTGTGGCTAAACGAATCATTTGCTACATTTATGGCAACAAAGTTCGTCGACAAGTTCTATCCTGAATGGAAACTCTGGGACCAGTTCCTAGAAGATACGATGAATACTGCGATGGGACTTGATGCCCTACATTCATCGCATCCAATCGATGTCAAGGTAAACTCACCATCAGAAATCCGGGAAATCTTTGATGCCATATCATATGACAAAGGTGGATGTGTTCTCAAAATGCTAGAGAGTTTTGTTACCGAGAAAAACTTTAGGGCAGGCCTGCGAACATATCTCAAAAAATTCTCCTACAAAAACGCTCAAGGAAATGATTTATGGGATGAGATAGGCAGGGCAGCCAAAATGCCGGTTCGCTCTATGGTCAATTCATGGCTAAAGCAGACTGGATTTCCACTAGTGGATGTACAAAAACAAGGCTCGCATCTGATATTGTCGCAAAAGCGATTCATTTTAGAGAAAAAAGGCACAGCAAAAGGACTCTGGGAAATTCCTGTTGTGATCAACGACAATGGCGCAATTACAAGCAAAATACTCAGAAAAAAGCAACAAGCCATTCCGGTAAAATCTGAACAAATCTTGGTAAATCCGGGCAGAAATGGTTTCTATCGCGTAAAATACTCGCAGGACATAATGTACGAGCTAAAGGAAATGATTTTGCAAAAATCTATATCTCACATTGATAGGTGGGCGATTCAAAACGACCTGTTTGCATTATGCGTGTCTAGCGACGGCAAGACCAGCGACTATCTTGATTTTGCATCGTCATACGAAAACGAGGATGACTATCTGACACAATCAAACGTGTCTGGAAACCTATATGCATTATACCACAGAACCATAGATGAATCATACAATTCTGAAATCCAGCAAATAGCGCAGCGATATCTCAGAAATATGTTTGACTCACTTGGATGGGATGCGCAGCCTGGCGAGCCACACACCAATGCACTGTTGCGCAGCTTTGTGATTGCAGCCCTAGGAAAAATGGATGATGAGGAAATACTATGCGAGGCAAACAATCGCTTCAAGCAATATTTGCAAAAACCAGACTCGCTAAATCCCGACATTCAGGATACAGTGTTTTCGTTGGCGGCATGGAGTGGCGCTGTCTCTTATGACAAGCTGCTGCAATTGTACAAAAAGGCACCGTCTCAGGAGCAAAAAATAAGGTTTCTTGGCGCATTGTCCAGCTTCAAAGATCCGAAATTACTACTAAAAACGCTGGATCTGTCGCAATCAAATGATGTTCGCTCTCAAAACATGCACATTCCAATCATGCGCATATCTGCAAATCGATATGGCAAAAAAATACTATGGCCGTGGCTAAAAAAGAACTGGAAAAAGCTTCGAGTCAAAGTAGGAGTTGGCAGCCCTCTTCTAAACAGAGTAGTCTCTAGCATTTCCGCAGTGGCAGATGAATCCATGCAAGGTGAAATAAAACAATTCTTCAAGAAAAATCACACCCCTGGAACGGAGATGACACTGTCCCAAACATTGGAGCGAATTCGAATTCACTCTCAATTCCTCAAGCAATTACGTGCAGAGTTTGCCTGA
- the meaB gene encoding methylmalonyl Co-A mutase-associated GTPase MeaB: MLLADLKKAKRGAIAKAISIVENNEQEARKLIKSIFKTSGKSVIIGITGPAGAGKSSLINKTSVALKKLGLKAAVLAIDPTSHVTGGAILGDRVRMTESTDSGTYIRSIASRGATGAISRSIRNSIRVLEYAGFNPIIIESVGAGQTEVEISNIADITVVVFNPHTGDSIQTIKAGLTEIGDIYLVNKSDLDGATQLFESVKEFIGMTERNPVILQTSVTKNKGIDEFAKKLKEMMEQKLKEKKEHDARRLEIELKDIVLNNVRLKIDALLESDKNYSKYLKKLQSKEMDPFEAADKISERIIK, from the coding sequence TTGTTACTTGCTGATCTAAAAAAGGCAAAGCGTGGAGCAATTGCAAAGGCAATCTCTATTGTTGAAAATAATGAACAAGAAGCACGCAAGCTAATCAAATCGATATTCAAGACATCTGGCAAATCCGTCATAATTGGGATAACCGGACCTGCAGGTGCAGGCAAAAGCTCACTAATTAACAAGACCTCAGTCGCACTCAAAAAACTTGGGCTCAAGGCAGCCGTTCTTGCAATAGACCCGACAAGTCATGTGACGGGAGGCGCAATTTTGGGCGACCGTGTGAGAATGACTGAATCGACTGACTCTGGCACATACATTAGAAGCATAGCATCGCGCGGCGCAACAGGTGCGATATCTCGCTCTATTCGAAACAGCATTCGCGTACTAGAGTATGCTGGCTTTAATCCAATCATAATAGAAAGTGTTGGCGCAGGCCAAACAGAAGTAGAAATTTCCAATATTGCCGACATTACGGTTGTAGTGTTTAATCCTCATACTGGCGATAGCATACAAACCATCAAGGCAGGCCTGACAGAAATTGGCGACATTTACCTAGTCAACAAGTCAGACTTGGACGGCGCAACCCAGCTATTCGAATCAGTCAAGGAATTTATCGGCATGACCGAGCGAAATCCGGTGATATTGCAGACATCGGTTACAAAAAACAAGGGAATAGACGAATTTGCCAAAAAACTAAAGGAAATGATGGAACAAAAGCTAAAAGAAAAAAAGGAACACGATGCAAGAAGGCTAGAAATTGAGCTAAAAGATATTGTTTTAAATAATGTTAGACTCAAAATCGATGCATTGTTGGAATCTGACAAAAACTATTCCAAATATCTAAAAAAACTCCAATCAAAGGAGATGGATCCATTTGAGGCAGCAGACAAGATATCTGAGAGGATAATCAAGTGA
- a CDS encoding acyl-CoA mutase large subunit family protein, with translation MAQKEEQKPKKILTDSNFPVARVYHGTKKRPKEEPGKYPFTRGIHAEMYRERFWTMRQYSGFGDAKQTNERFKFMLEKGQTGLSMAFDLPTQIGHDADAPQAEGEVGKVGVSISSLKDMFTAFDGIPLGKVSSSMTINSTASTLLAYYIAVGESQGFASTELRGTTQNDILKEYIARNTYIYPPQPSMRLIGDMIGYCAKHVPQWYPVSISGYHMREAGSTATQEVAFTLANAIAYIQTCLDRGLKIDDFAPRLSFFFCCTIEFFEEIAKFRVARKIYAEILKEKFHAKDPKSLQLKFHTQTSGESLTAQQPDNNIVRVAIQTMAAVLGGTQSLHTNSRDEALALPTAESAKIALRTQQIVAHESGITKTVDPMAGSYYLEYLCDEIEDGVRKYLKQIEKMGGALKAIEKGFFQSEIRQNAYRLKKEVDSGERVLVGVNKFSDEKESKQELLRIDDTVEKKQRAALKKLRSERDGKKVQYALSKMQSAAEKEENLMPFILDAVKSYATTGEISNTFRQVFGEYRPKEVF, from the coding sequence ATGGCGCAAAAAGAAGAACAAAAACCAAAAAAAATTCTAACCGATTCTAATTTTCCGGTAGCTCGCGTATATCATGGAACAAAAAAGAGACCAAAGGAAGAGCCCGGCAAGTATCCGTTTACCCGTGGAATTCATGCGGAAATGTACCGGGAGAGATTCTGGACAATGCGTCAGTATTCTGGCTTTGGCGACGCCAAGCAGACCAATGAGCGCTTTAAATTCATGCTTGAAAAGGGGCAGACCGGACTTTCAATGGCATTTGATCTTCCAACACAAATTGGCCATGATGCCGACGCTCCGCAGGCAGAAGGCGAAGTAGGAAAGGTGGGAGTTTCAATATCGTCACTCAAAGACATGTTTACCGCATTTGATGGCATTCCACTTGGAAAGGTCAGCTCTTCTATGACGATTAATTCTACTGCATCTACGTTATTGGCATATTACATTGCAGTTGGCGAATCACAGGGATTTGCAAGCACAGAACTTCGTGGCACTACACAAAATGACATTCTCAAAGAATACATTGCAAGAAACACGTACATCTATCCACCACAACCGTCGATGAGACTAATTGGCGATATGATTGGATATTGCGCAAAACATGTGCCGCAATGGTATCCGGTTTCAATTTCAGGTTACCACATGAGAGAGGCTGGTTCTACTGCCACACAAGAAGTAGCATTTACGTTGGCAAATGCAATTGCATACATTCAGACCTGCCTTGATAGGGGACTCAAAATTGATGATTTTGCGCCAAGACTGTCGTTCTTTTTCTGTTGTACTATAGAATTCTTTGAAGAAATTGCCAAGTTCAGGGTCGCAAGAAAAATCTATGCAGAGATTCTCAAAGAAAAATTCCACGCAAAGGATCCAAAATCATTACAGCTAAAATTCCACACACAAACAAGCGGCGAGTCATTGACTGCACAACAACCAGACAATAACATTGTCCGTGTGGCAATACAGACAATGGCGGCAGTACTTGGAGGAACCCAATCCTTGCATACTAATTCTAGAGACGAGGCATTGGCATTACCCACTGCCGAGTCTGCAAAAATAGCACTACGAACACAACAGATTGTTGCTCATGAATCAGGCATTACCAAGACAGTAGACCCAATGGCCGGCTCATATTATCTGGAATATCTATGTGATGAAATAGAAGACGGAGTGCGCAAATACCTCAAGCAAATTGAGAAAATGGGTGGCGCGCTAAAAGCAATAGAAAAAGGATTCTTCCAATCCGAAATAAGACAAAATGCGTACAGGCTCAAAAAAGAAGTGGACTCTGGCGAGCGAGTCCTAGTTGGGGTAAACAAATTCTCTGATGAAAAAGAGTCAAAGCAGGAACTGCTTCGAATAGATGACACTGTGGAGAAAAAGCAAAGAGCGGCACTCAAAAAACTACGATCAGAGCGAGACGGAAAAAAAGTACAATACGCACTATCAAAGATGCAGTCGGCTGCAGAAAAGGAAGAAAATCTCATGCCGTTTATCTTGGATGCTGTAAAATCATATGCTACTACTGGCGAGATAAGCAACACATTCCGTCAAGTATTTGGCGAATACCGACCAAAGGAAGTGTTCTAG
- the mce gene encoding methylmalonyl-CoA epimerase: MKIDHIAIAVNDVMAAAKQYQDALGVEKIIYETVESEGVKLAIIKLENGRIELMQPTRDDSPIKKFLEKKGEGLHHMALATDDIESEYQRMEGCGIQFLGKIRPGSEGTKITFIHPKSLSGVLTELCSHPKH, from the coding sequence ATGAAAATAGACCACATTGCAATTGCTGTAAATGATGTAATGGCTGCGGCAAAACAATACCAAGATGCGCTAGGTGTTGAGAAAATAATCTACGAAACAGTCGAATCCGAGGGAGTCAAGCTTGCCATAATAAAGCTGGAAAACGGCAGAATTGAGCTGATGCAGCCAACACGCGATGACAGCCCAATTAAAAAATTCCTAGAGAAAAAAGGTGAAGGTCTGCATCATATGGCACTAGCTACTGATGACATTGAATCTGAATACCAAAGAATGGAAGGATGCGGAATCCAGTTTTTGGGTAAAATACGACCTGGCTCTGAAGGCACAAAAATAACATTCATTCATCCAAAATCCCTAAGCGGAGTACTCACTGAACTCTGCTCTCATCCAAAGCACTAG
- a CDS encoding Cdc6/Cdc18 family protein codes for MKKSDIDAIVDKIDKENSIFKNKAALDVLRTPKRVIGRNKEVESLIRFFVSYKQGTIPPFVSVYGRSGSGKSTLVRFVCESLDDIALCFVNLRSAKTLFECANLILSELGAEALPSAKGLGAVVLAIKDAIASYLQDAKKHVIILALDEFDMIFYDKRNKPSDFMYKLVVLCEQLKKEKNYQLCIVGISNNVVSEYDLDERVRSRIGNSEVYFPAYGYEEILEILRMCSKEAFNEMDDVILQHCAKLSSQDHGDARRAIDLLRVGAEIAGAKNQALSTKHVDQAYAKLQNDRISEIMSRTTSQFKYVCRAIVYLSYIMGLEMAHTSKIYDEYKLIAPKESQLTYRRISEILNDIENTGIVTSQVHSRGRHGYGKQYKLEFSPNFIGPAINSVWWDNLVKMKKQMEESKQYDKEKKLSQSI; via the coding sequence ATGAAAAAATCCGATATTGACGCCATTGTGGACAAAATAGACAAGGAGAACAGTATTTTCAAGAACAAGGCAGCCCTTGACGTTCTTCGGACCCCAAAACGCGTCATTGGAAGAAATAAAGAAGTGGAGAGCCTGATCCGGTTTTTTGTCTCATACAAGCAGGGTACAATTCCACCTTTTGTCTCAGTATATGGGAGGAGTGGTTCTGGCAAGTCCACGCTTGTGAGATTTGTATGTGAAAGTCTTGATGATATTGCACTTTGTTTTGTGAATCTGAGAAGCGCCAAGACACTCTTTGAGTGTGCCAACTTGATTCTCTCTGAGCTTGGAGCAGAAGCGCTGCCAAGTGCAAAGGGTCTTGGAGCAGTGGTCTTGGCAATCAAGGACGCAATTGCGTCATATTTGCAAGATGCAAAAAAACATGTCATCATTTTAGCGTTGGATGAATTTGACATGATTTTTTACGACAAGCGTAACAAGCCGTCTGATTTTATGTACAAGCTAGTGGTTCTATGCGAGCAGCTAAAAAAGGAAAAAAATTATCAATTATGCATTGTTGGAATATCAAACAATGTAGTGTCTGAATATGATCTAGATGAGCGAGTCCGCTCAAGAATTGGCAACTCGGAGGTGTATTTTCCAGCATATGGGTATGAAGAAATCCTGGAGATTCTTCGTATGTGTTCCAAGGAGGCCTTTAATGAAATGGATGATGTTATTTTGCAGCACTGCGCCAAACTTAGCTCACAAGACCATGGGGATGCCAGGCGCGCAATTGATCTTTTGCGAGTCGGAGCAGAAATTGCTGGCGCTAAAAACCAGGCATTATCCACAAAACACGTCGATCAGGCCTATGCCAAATTGCAAAATGACCGAATATCTGAGATAATGAGTCGCACAACCTCACAATTCAAGTATGTCTGTAGAGCAATTGTGTATCTGAGCTATATCATGGGATTGGAGATGGCTCATACCTCAAAAATCTATGATGAATACAAGCTTATTGCCCCAAAAGAATCGCAGCTGACGTATCGCAGAATATCTGAAATTCTAAATGACATTGAAAACACCGGCATAGTGACATCGCAGGTGCATTCTAGAGGACGCCATGGATACGGCAAGCAGTACAAACTCGAATTTTCTCCAAACTTTATCGGACCTGCAATTAATTCTGTATGGTGGGATAATCTGGTCAAAATGAAGAAACAAATGGAAGAATCAAAACAGTATGACAAGGAAAAAAAGTTGAGTCAAAGTATTTGA
- a CDS encoding CBS domain-containing protein, translating to MLPRIDSIKQARTKIGITQKELAKMTGVSTSMINQIESGRSQPSYETAKRIFDSLATLEGRADPNKAGDICSKDIVKLKPTDSLHDAIHKMRSMSISQIPIFSGGEPVGAISEDGVVKHLADSDESSWKKIRLADVMEARPPIVDHQTPARALVPLIRYSKCILVAKTGKIIGIITASDTLKMLE from the coding sequence ATGCTTCCAAGAATCGACAGCATAAAGCAGGCAAGAACAAAGATTGGCATAACACAAAAAGAACTTGCAAAAATGACTGGGGTTAGCACATCAATGATAAACCAGATAGAATCCGGTCGAAGCCAACCCAGTTATGAAACTGCAAAGCGAATCTTTGACAGTCTGGCTACTCTTGAAGGCAGGGCAGATCCAAACAAAGCAGGCGATATTTGCAGTAAAGATATTGTCAAGCTAAAACCAACAGACTCGCTTCATGATGCAATACACAAGATGAGAAGCATGTCAATTAGTCAAATTCCAATTTTCAGCGGCGGTGAGCCAGTTGGGGCAATTAGTGAAGATGGCGTGGTAAAACATCTGGCAGACAGCGATGAATCATCATGGAAGAAAATCAGGCTAGCAGACGTCATGGAGGCAAGACCGCCCATTGTGGACCACCAAACACCAGCTAGGGCACTAGTACCATTAATTCGATACTCAAAATGCATTTTGGTTGCAAAGACAGGCAAAATCATCGGAATCATTACAGCGTCAGACACATTAAAGATGTTGGAGTAG
- a CDS encoding tetratricopeptide repeat protein, which produces MGLFGGIGKKYPDCKTTENWFYKGNSFASSGNYEEAIRCFDEAIKLDIKNSQAWNNKGFALDESGKTKKAIPCYDVALKINPKNADAWYNKGTAIGKIGKFDESIKYFDEAIKLNKNNSLAWNGKGFALGKTKNLDEAISCFDEAIKLNPNYFDAWYNKGFALKIMGRTEESDKCFERATALKQR; this is translated from the coding sequence ATGGGCCTTTTTGGAGGAATTGGAAAAAAATACCCAGACTGCAAAACCACTGAGAATTGGTTTTACAAGGGAAACTCTTTTGCATCGTCTGGCAACTATGAAGAGGCAATTCGATGCTTTGATGAGGCAATCAAACTTGACATTAAAAATTCTCAGGCCTGGAACAACAAGGGCTTTGCACTAGATGAATCTGGCAAAACAAAAAAGGCAATTCCATGTTATGATGTGGCACTAAAGATAAACCCAAAAAATGCCGATGCATGGTACAACAAGGGCACAGCAATTGGAAAAATAGGCAAGTTTGATGAATCCATCAAGTACTTTGATGAGGCAATCAAGCTAAACAAAAACAACTCATTGGCTTGGAATGGCAAGGGCTTTGCACTAGGAAAAACAAAAAACCTAGATGAAGCAATTTCATGTTTTGATGAAGCAATCAAGCTAAACCCTAACTATTTTGATGCTTGGTACAACAAAGGCTTTGCACTAAAGATTATGGGACGAACAGAAGAGTCTGACAAGTGTTTTGAGCGCGCAACCGCACTAAAGCAGAGATAA
- a CDS encoding response regulator, protein MIAEDNKFTARQYKILLEKMGHKVITTEDGSECVKKYKEALSKSEFDSLDESPFDLVLLDHNMPKKTGAQAAKEILAKNPDQKILFVTAYQRWAVEDDTDELFDKIVLLEKPFTLGQLSRKIESFSV, encoded by the coding sequence TTGATAGCAGAAGACAACAAGTTTACCGCAAGGCAATACAAAATATTGTTGGAAAAAATGGGGCACAAGGTAATAACAACTGAAGATGGAAGCGAATGCGTCAAAAAATACAAAGAGGCATTATCAAAATCCGAGTTTGACTCGCTTGATGAATCTCCATTTGATTTGGTGTTGTTGGATCATAACATGCCTAAAAAAACTGGCGCGCAGGCCGCAAAAGAAATACTGGCAAAAAACCCTGATCAGAAAATTCTTTTTGTCACTGCATATCAGAGATGGGCAGTAGAGGATGACACTGACGAACTATTTGACAAAATTGTACTGCTGGAAAAACCATTCACATTGGGGCAATTATCCCGTAAAATAGAGTCGTTTAGCGTCTAG